From Streptomyces sp. SAI-135:
GGAGAGGGTGCCGAACTTCCGGTCCAGGTAGTCGCTCATGCCGAGGCGGTCGAGGAACGCGCGGGCGCGCTGCTCGTCGATGTCCTCGTACTCCTCCTGCCAGCCGGCGGTCATGCCGTACGCCGCCGTGAGCACAGTCTCCAGGACGGTCTGGCGCTTGGGGAGCTTGTCGGCCATGGCGATGCCGGCCATGCCGATGCGCGGGCGCAGTTCGAAGACGTCGGTGCCGGGCTTGCCGAGGGTCTCGCCGAGGATGGTGGCGGTGCCCTTGCTGGGGTAGAGGTAGCTGGACGCGAGGTTCAGGAGCGTGGTCTTGCCGGCGCCGTTGGGGCCGAGGATGACCCAGCGCTCGCCCTCCTTGACCGACCAGGAGACCTGGTCCACCAGAGCCCGGCCCTCACGGACCACGGATACGTCCTGAAGCTCCAGAACATCGCTCATGAGCGCGTTGTCTCCCCTTGCAGTGTGACCGGTGTCGGCGTCTCGGCTGGCGCGTGCGCGCTTTTGGGCGCAGCCCTCGAAGAAATCTACGCCACCGGTCGCCCGCTCCCGTCCAGCGGTCCGGTCCTTAGGCTGGGGGCATGCTCTCGGAACCGCGCTCTGGACGCCTTGCCGCTTGGGGAAACGGCCTTTTGGCCGGACTTGT
This genomic window contains:
- a CDS encoding ABC transporter ATP-binding protein, which codes for MSDVLELQDVSVVREGRALVDQVSWSVKEGERWVILGPNGAGKTTLLNLASSYLYPSKGTATILGETLGKPGTDVFELRPRIGMAGIAMADKLPKRQTVLETVLTAAYGMTAGWQEEYEDIDEQRARAFLDRLGMSDYLDRKFGTLSEGERKRTLIARALMTDPELLLLDEPAAGLDLGGREDLVRRLGRLARDPIAPSMLMVTHHVEEIAPGFTHVLMIRQGKVLAAGPLELELTSRNLSMCFGLPLVVEQVGDRWTAQGLPLS